One window of the Onychostoma macrolepis isolate SWU-2019 chromosome 21, ASM1243209v1, whole genome shotgun sequence genome contains the following:
- the LOC131528735 gene encoding vitelline membrane outer layer protein 1-like: protein MYKFLSLTLISLLTVFGQYVIAGGRFERTISRPFRSLLTVHNGMRWGSWGQKEMCPTGMYATGFSLKVAGMWESLLVGDNTALNGIRLHCINPSKSSSGPYEDYATVQSDVGSWGKWSDIKWCSSGFLSSFQLRVETYQGTWDDTAANNIRFNCSGNAEMLKGSGMSWGEWGDWSEKCGGKGICGIETMVEQPQGVGDDTALNDVRMHCCD from the exons ATGTACAAGTTTCTTTCTCTGACACTGATTTCACTGCTGACTGTTTTCGGGCAGTATGTGATCGCAGGAGGACGCTTCGAGCGAACCATCAGCAGACCTTTCAGATCTCTGCTGACGGTCCATAACGGGATGCGATGGGGCTCGTGGGGTCAGAAGGAAATGTGTCCGACTGGAATGTATGCCACAGGCTTTAGTCTTAAG GTGGCAGGTATGTGGGAATCTCTTCTGGTTGGTGATAACACAGCACTCAATGGGATTCGTCTTCACTGCATCAACCCATCCAAAAGCTCATCGGGCCCATACGAGGACTACGCCACAGTTCAGTCTGACGTAGGAAG CTGGGGAAAATGGTCAGATATCAAATGGTGCTCGAGTGGATTTCTGTCATCTTTTCAGCTGAGAGTGGAAACCTACCAAGGGACCTGGGACGACACGGCCGCAAACAATATCAG GTTTAACTGCAGTGGAAATGCAGAAATGCTGAAGGGATCAGGGATGTCGTGGGGCGAATGGGGCGACTGGAGTGAGAAGTGTGGAGGAAAAGGAATCTGTGGCATTGAGACGATGGTTGAGCAGCCGCAGGGAGTCGGAGACGACACGGCCCTCAATGATGTGCGCATGCACTGCTGTGATTGA